One genomic region from Oryzias melastigma strain HK-1 linkage group LG19, ASM292280v2, whole genome shotgun sequence encodes:
- the nme2b.1 gene encoding nucleoside diphosphate kinase A translates to MSELQERTFIAIKPDGVQRGIIGEIIKRFEMKGFKLVGMKMVQASEDLLMKHYIDLKERPFFPTLVNYMSSGPVVAMVWEGKGVVKTGRVMLGETNPADSKPGTIRGDFCIDVSKNIIHGSDSVESANTEISLWFKPEELVSYTSCAFSWLY, encoded by the exons ATGAGTGAGCTGCAGGAACGCACCTTCATCGCCATCAAGCCCGATGGCGTTCAGAGAGGGATCATCGGAGAGATCATCAAGCGCTTTGAGATGAAGGGCTTCAAGCTTGTGGGAATGAAGATGGTCCAG GCTTCTGAAGACCTCCTCATGAAGCATTACATTGACCTGAAGGAAAGGCCCTTCTTCCCCACACTGGTCAACTACATGAGCTCTGGTCCAGTGGTCGCCATG GTGTGGGAAGGTAAAGGTGTGGTGAAGACTGGCAGAGTGATGCTGGGGGAGACCAACCCTGCCGACTCCAAACCTGGAACCATCAGGGGCGACTTCTGCATCGACGTCAGCAA GAACATCATCCACGGCAGTGACTCTGTGGAGAGTGCCAACACGGAGATCTCCCTGTGGTTCAAACCAGAGGAGCTGGTCAGCTACACGAGCTGTGCCTTCAGCTGGCTGTACTGA